ATCCTCAAGCTGATGCGGGATCTCAAGCACCGCATCGACGCCTCGATCATCCTGATCACCCACGACATGGGTGTGGTGGCCGACATGGCCGACCGGATGGTGGTGATGAAGGACGGCCGGATCGTCGAGGAGGGCACCTCCGAGGCGATCTTCCGCGCCCCGCAGCAGGACTACACCCGGACGCTGCTCACCTCGGTGCCGCACCTCGGCGCGATCGTCGCCGCGGAGAGCGGCACCACGGTCGAGGAGATCGCCGAGGGGCTGGACGTCGAGCACACCGGTGAGGAGGCGCTGGCCGCGCACGCCGGCGTCGACCCGACCAACCGGGCGTCGGTGGACCCGTCGGTGCCGATCGTGGTCGACCTGCGCGAGGTGGCCGTCGAGTACCCGAAACGTGGCCGCTCCCCGGCCTTCCGGGCGGTCGACGGGTTCAACCTGCAGATCGGCCAGGGCGAGGTCGTCGGGCTGGTGGGGGAGTCGGGATCCGGCAAGACCACCATCGGCCGGGCACTGGTCGGCCTACTGCCGTTCGTCGAGGGCGACGCCACCGTCATCGGCCTGCCGATGCGGGGCATCAGCCAGTCGGCGCTGCGGCCGATCCGCCGCGACGTCAGTTTCGTCTTCCAGGACCCGGGCTCCTCGCTGAACCCGCGACTCCCGGTCGGCGAGTCGATCGGCGAGCCGCTGCTGCTGCACAAGGTGGCCACCGACAAGAAGGCCCGCTCCAAGCGGGTCGAGGAGCTGCTGGACCAGGTGCAGCTGCCGCGGGCGCTGCGCAACCGCTACCCGCACGAGCTGTCGGGTGGGCAGCGGCAGCGCGTCGGCATCGCCCGGGCGCTGGCGCTGAGCCCGAAGCTGCTGATCGCGGACGAGCCGACCTCGGCGCTGGACGTGTCGGTCCAGGCCCGGGTGCTCGACCTCTTCCAGGAGCTGCAGGCCGAGGCCGGGTTCGCCTGCCTGTTCATCTCGCACGACCTGGCCGTCATCGAGATCCTCTGCCGCCGGATCGCGGTGCTGCACCACGGCCGGCTGGTCGAGCAGGGCACCCGCGAGCAGATCCTCACCGACCCGATCGAGGACTACACCAAGCGGCTGCTGGCCGCGGTGCCGGTGCCCGACCCGGCCGAGCAGCAGGTCCGCCGGGAACGGCGGGACCAGCTGCTGGCCGCGGGCGTGGGCGTGGAGAAGGACGAGTTCCAGGTCTTCTGACCCGGCTCATTACTGTGGGGTGGTGACCACCGGCACCACCCCACGGCGCACCCTGCTCGCCGTGCACGCCCACCCCGACGACGAGTCGATCACCATGGGCGGCACGCTGGCCGACCGGGTGTCGGCCGGCGACCGGGTGGTGCTGGTGACCGCGACCCTCGGCGAGGAGGGCGAGGTCATCGGCGACGAGCTGCAGGGCCTGGTGGCCGGGGCCGCGGACCAGCTCGGCGGCTACCGGTACACCGAGCTGCGCGCGGCCTGTGCTGCGCTCGGCGTCGTCGACCACCGGATGCTCGGCGGCCTCGGGGCCCACCGGGACTCCGGGATGGTCGGCACCCCGTCCGCCGACCACCCGCGGGCCTTCGTCCGTTGCCGGCGCGGCGGCCCCGGGCACGCCGCCGCGGTGGCGGAGTTGGTCGAGGTGCTGCGGGATGTGCGTCCCGATGTGCTGCTGACCTACGACGCCGACGGCGGGTACGGCCACCCGGACCACCTGGCCGCGCACGAGGTGGCGGTGGCCGCGGCGGCGCAGGCGGGGGTGCCCCGGGTGCTGGCGGTGGTGAAACCCGTTGCGCCGTACCGGATCGCGCTCACCGCACTCGAGGTGCCGGCGGGATACCTCACGGCCGGCGACGGCGATCTCGGGTTCTTCGTGGAGGACGAGCTGGTGGGCGTGGCGGTGCCGGTGACCGACGGCGGGGCGCGGGCCCGGTCCGCTGCGCTGGCCGCCCACGCCACCCAGGTCGACGTGCTCGGCGCGGATGCGTTCGCGCTCTCCAACCGGTTCGCCCAGCCGCTGCTCGGGCGCGAGTACTTCCGGGTGCTGTCCGGACCTCCGGTCACCGACCGGACCGACCTCTACGCCGGCCTGTGACCGCGCCCTTCACGGAGCAGCAGCCGGAGCCCGTGGTTCCGGAGCCGGTCGCGGACGTCCGCCGCGGCGGGCCCGCCGACTGGGCGCTGGTGGTGCTGGTGTGCGCGGTGGCCGCGCTGACCGCGTTGGTCTCCGTCTTCCAGTTGCCGCAGCACCTGGGCGCGGTGCCGTTCCCGGTGTCGGTGCTGCTGGTGGGCGCCGTGCTGGCCTGGGCCCCGCGGGCCTGCCACGGGCTGACCGGCTCGGTGCTCGGCGCCGGGGCGCCGGTCATCGTCTGGTTCCTGGTCACCGCCTGGCTCGCCCTCACCCGCAACGCGATGTACCGGGCGCCGGTGTCGGTGTCCGACTGGCGGATGTACCTGCTGATCGGGGTGGGTGTGCTGGTCGCCGCCTGGACCCTCGGCGGGCTGCTGGGCCGGGTCGCCCGGCCGCCGGCCGCCCCGCAGGTGTGACGGTCGTCTCGCCGGGGCCGTGTCAGGGCGGTGCCGGGCGCTCGGGATGACGGTTCCCGGCGGTGCGCGGGATAGATTGCAGGGGTACGGGCCCGATCGGACCGCCGCCGGTGGCCCGTCAGGACCGAGAACCTTCCGTGTAGGTGGAGAAACTGCCGTGACCTATGTGATTGCCGAGCCGTGCGTGGACGTCCTCGACCGGGCGTGTGTCGAGGAGTGTCCGGTCGACTGCATCTACGAGGGCGATCGCATGCTGTACATCCACCCGGACGAGTGCGTGGACTGCGGCGCCTGCGAGCCGGTCTGCCCGGTCGAGGCCATCTTCTACGAGGACGACGTGCCGGACGCCTGGGGCGAGTACACCCGCGCCAACGTCGACTTCTTCGACGACCTGGGATCGCCGGGCGGTGCCTCGAAGGTGGGCAAGGTCGGCAAGGACGACAAGTTCGTCGCCGGGCTCCCCCCGATGGGCGAGGACCACTGACCCCGTCATGACCACCTCGCTGTCGCCCGCCGCCCGGCTGCCCGAGTTCCCCTGGGACCAGCTGATCGGGGCCAAGCGAACCGCTGCGGCGCACCCGGGCGGGCTGGTGGACCTGTCCATCGGCACCCCGGTCGACCCGGTCTGCACACCGATCCGGCGGGCACTGGGCGACGCCGCGAACTCCCCGGGCTACCCGACGGTGCACGGCACCGACGCGCTCCGCCGCTCCTACACCGGGTGGCTGGCCCGGGCGCACGGGATCGACCACCTGGACGAGCGCGACGTGCTGCCGACCCTGGGCTCCAAGGAGCTGGTGGCCTCGCTGCCGGCGCAGCTCGGACTGGGCGCGGGCGATGTCGTGGTGATCCCGGAGATCGCCTACCCGACCTACGAGGTGGGTGCGCTGTCCGCCGGTGCCACCCCGGTCCGGTCGGACGGCCTGGCCGGTCTCGGCCCGGAACGGCCGAAACTGGTCTGGATCAACTCGCCGTCCAACCCGACCGGGCGGGTGCTGCCGGTCGAGCACCTGGCCAAGGTGGTCGATTGGGCGCGTGCGCACGGGGCCGTGGTGGCCTCCGACGAGTGCTACATCGATCTCGGCTGGGACGCCCAGCCGGTCTCGATCCTGCACCCGGACGTCAGCGGCGGTGACCACACCAACCTGCTGGCCGTGCACTCGCTGTCCAAGCGGTCCAACCTGGCCGGGTACCGGGTCGGCTTCGTCTCCGGCGACCCGGCGCTGATCGGTGACCTGCTGCAGCTGCGCAAGCACCTGGGATTCATGCTCTCCACCCCGATCCAGGCGGCCGCCATCGCCGCGTTGGACGACGACAGCCACGTCCAGGCGCAGCGCGGTCGCTACGAGCAGCGTCGGACGGCGCTGGCCGAGGCGCTGGAGTCCGCCGGCTACCGGATCAGCAACTCCGAGGCCGGGCTGTACCTGTGGGCGACCCGCGGCGAGCCGGCTGCGGCCACCATCGAGCGGCTGGCCGCCGACGGCATCCTCGCCGCTCCCGGCACCTTCTACGGGCCGGGCGGCGCCCAGCACGTGCGGATCGCGCTCACCGCGACCGACGAGCGGGTGCAGGCCGCCTGCGAGCGCCTGGCCGGCTGACGGCGTCTTCCTACTTCGACGCGGGATAGGCGTCGGCAGCGGCCTTCTCGACCGCCGCCCAGGCCTTCGGGTAGTCGGCGCGGGCCTGCACCCGGCGGGCCCGGCAGCGCTCGATGACCCGGCCGGCGGCGATCCCGCCCGCGGCACTGCCGGTCCCGGCGACCATCTCGCGCAGCCGGTCCTCCAGCACACAGGCGTCCTGGTGGTCGCCCAGCACCTCCTGGAAGTCGGCGAGGGCGGCGAGGAACCGCTGCACCTTCTTCTTCCGCGGCAGCAGCTCCGCGGTGTACCGGGCGCGCTTGCCGAGGATGCGCAGGTCGTGCAGGTCGTCGTCCGGCGGGTGCTCGCCGAAGGTCTTGTGCAGCTTGCGGCGGCCCTTGGCCAGCTTGCCCCACTCGGCGGAGGCCAGCTCCTCCAGATCCGCCCACGGGTCGGCGACCGGCGGACGGAACGCGGCCCGGTCCAGGTCGGCCAGCAGCGCGGCGTGCCCGGGATCGTCCAGCACCTCGATCAGCGCGGACCGGGCGGTGCCGCGCTCGTCGTCGAGGGCGCCGATCAGTCCTTCGAGGGCGGTGGAGTCCGGCTCCTCGAGCCCGGCGGCCTCGGTGTGCATCCGCTGGATCATCACGTCGAGGTCGCGCACCTGGCCCAGCGCGTCGGCGAGATCCTTGAGCTCGTCCCGGATCCCGCCGGAGGCGTCCGGGTCCAGCGCGGGCTTCGCGGCCTTGAGGTAGGCCCGGATGCGACGGGTCGCGACCCGCATCTGGTGCACGTTCTCGATGTCGCCGCCCGCCCGGCTACCGGCCTCGTGGGAGCGGATGCTCGACGTCGCCGCGGTGAGCACCCGGGCCAGCGCGTCGGCGATGTCGGTCGGGATCAGCCCGGGTCGGCGGGGCGCCGGCAACGGTTCCGGCAACGCCTCCTCGGCGGTCACCGGGTCGGCCGGGAGCAGGTCCGCCTCGTCGGCGACCGGCGCAGCCGGGTTGACCGGAGCCGGGGCGGCCGGAGCAGTGGCCCGTGTCGCCGCGATCGGTGCCTTCACCGCGCGCGACCGGCGCGCGGGCCGGGCCGCGGCGGGGGCCGGAGCGGCACTGTCGGCGGGCGTGGTCGCCGCGGCGGTCCTGGGGCGACGGGCCGGTCGGGCGGTCGGGGTCGCGCGCGCCCGCG
This region of Nakamurella alba genomic DNA includes:
- a CDS encoding ABC transporter ATP-binding protein, translated to MLRVRDLDIDFWVGGTWYPAVQRANFDLAAGEVLAIVGESGSGKSTTAMAILGLLPKNAHVDGSIKLGERELVDASQRTYRSIRGKDVAVIFQEPMTALNPVYTIGFQIAEMLRSHRAMSPSAARKRAIELLKMVEIPDPEKRVDAYPHQLSGGQRQRAMIAQSLAMDPKLLIADEPTTALDVTVQAEILKLMRDLKHRIDASIILITHDMGVVADMADRMVVMKDGRIVEEGTSEAIFRAPQQDYTRTLLTSVPHLGAIVAAESGTTVEEIAEGLDVEHTGEEALAAHAGVDPTNRASVDPSVPIVVDLREVAVEYPKRGRSPAFRAVDGFNLQIGQGEVVGLVGESGSGKTTIGRALVGLLPFVEGDATVIGLPMRGISQSALRPIRRDVSFVFQDPGSSLNPRLPVGESIGEPLLLHKVATDKKARSKRVEELLDQVQLPRALRNRYPHELSGGQRQRVGIARALALSPKLLIADEPTSALDVSVQARVLDLFQELQAEAGFACLFISHDLAVIEILCRRIAVLHHGRLVEQGTREQILTDPIEDYTKRLLAAVPVPDPAEQQVRRERRDQLLAAGVGVEKDEFQVF
- the mshB gene encoding N-acetyl-1-D-myo-inositol-2-amino-2-deoxy-alpha-D-glucopyranoside deacetylase; this translates as MTTGTTPRRTLLAVHAHPDDESITMGGTLADRVSAGDRVVLVTATLGEEGEVIGDELQGLVAGAADQLGGYRYTELRAACAALGVVDHRMLGGLGAHRDSGMVGTPSADHPRAFVRCRRGGPGHAAAVAELVEVLRDVRPDVLLTYDADGGYGHPDHLAAHEVAVAAAAQAGVPRVLAVVKPVAPYRIALTALEVPAGYLTAGDGDLGFFVEDELVGVAVPVTDGGARARSAALAAHATQVDVLGADAFALSNRFAQPLLGREYFRVLSGPPVTDRTDLYAGL
- the fdxA gene encoding ferredoxin → MTYVIAEPCVDVLDRACVEECPVDCIYEGDRMLYIHPDECVDCGACEPVCPVEAIFYEDDVPDAWGEYTRANVDFFDDLGSPGGASKVGKVGKDDKFVAGLPPMGEDH
- the dapC gene encoding succinyldiaminopimelate transaminase; the protein is MTTSLSPAARLPEFPWDQLIGAKRTAAAHPGGLVDLSIGTPVDPVCTPIRRALGDAANSPGYPTVHGTDALRRSYTGWLARAHGIDHLDERDVLPTLGSKELVASLPAQLGLGAGDVVVIPEIAYPTYEVGALSAGATPVRSDGLAGLGPERPKLVWINSPSNPTGRVLPVEHLAKVVDWARAHGAVVASDECYIDLGWDAQPVSILHPDVSGGDHTNLLAVHSLSKRSNLAGYRVGFVSGDPALIGDLLQLRKHLGFMLSTPIQAAAIAALDDDSHVQAQRGRYEQRRTALAEALESAGYRISNSEAGLYLWATRGEPAAATIERLAADGILAAPGTFYGPGGAQHVRIALTATDERVQAACERLAG
- a CDS encoding CHAD domain-containing protein — protein: MKAPIAATRATAPAAPAPVNPAAPVADEADLLPADPVTAEEALPEPLPAPRRPGLIPTDIADALARVLTAATSSIRSHEAGSRAGGDIENVHQMRVATRRIRAYLKAAKPALDPDASGGIRDELKDLADALGQVRDLDVMIQRMHTEAAGLEEPDSTALEGLIGALDDERGTARSALIEVLDDPGHAALLADLDRAAFRPPVADPWADLEELASAEWGKLAKGRRKLHKTFGEHPPDDDLHDLRILGKRARYTAELLPRKKKVQRFLAALADFQEVLGDHQDACVLEDRLREMVAGTGSAAGGIAAGRVIERCRARRVQARADYPKAWAAVEKAAADAYPASK